In Aspergillus nidulans FGSC A4 chromosome II, a single window of DNA contains:
- a CDS encoding uncharacterized protein (transcript_id=CADANIAT00005206), translating into MGASLYTELSSRTDRHTSGPLRGWLVLTRQKNLVTRSKSAVTTRSMPASRSSQPGSSQPQQDKYSDAALQLDAALREWVARLLEAALQICVRTFERLASRISGWARPVDAGVGTGVGAGVITGEGRGGTSAGVGVCTRVLDGESPPGICFDNLFQEIDFEIDSFLFGLRNLRRAFSGRLITFTELLVICGTLA; encoded by the exons ATGGGCGCCAGTCTTTATACTGAGCTCAGCTCCAGGACTGATCGGCATACAAGCGGGCCGCTCCGTGGTTGGCTGGTCCTGACCAGACAGAAAAATTTGGTAACCAGATCCAAGTCAGCAGTTACAACGCGGAGTATGCCTGCATCGagatcaagccagccagGTTcgtcgcagccgcagcaagacAAATACAGCGACGCGGCCTTACAACTTGACGCAGCCCTGAGGGAATGGGTGGCCAGACTCCTCGAAGCCGCCCTGCAGATC TGCGTACGGACCTTTGAGAGGCTTGCCAGCAGGATAAGCGGGTGGGCGCGCCCTGTTGATGCCGGTGTTGGTactggtgttggtgctggtgttaTCACTGGCGAGGGTAGAGGTGGTACCAGTGCGGGCGTCGGTGTATGTACGCGAGTTTTAGACGGGGAGTCGCCGCCAGGGATTTGCTTCGATAATCTTTTCCAAGAAATTGACTTTGAGATTGATAGTTTCTTATTTGGACTGAGGAATTTGCGGAGGGCGTTCTCTGGCAGGCTTATAACATTCACtgagctccttgtcatctgTGGTACCTTAGCCTGA